The Alkalidesulfovibrio alkalitolerans DSM 16529 nucleotide sequence ACGCTCATCAAGCTGCTGCTCGGGCTGCTCGAACCGCGCACGGGAGAGGTGCGGCTCTTCGACCTGCCCCCGGCGCGCGCCCGAGGCCGCGTGGGCTACGTGCCCCAGTCCGCGAACCGGGCCAAGCTTCCGGCCACGGTCCTGGACGTGGTGCTCATGGGCCTGCGCGGCCGGGTAGGGAGGCGCGAGCGCGACAAGGCGCTGGCAGCCTTGGCCCGCGTGGAGATGGAAGGCCAGGAGGGGCGCATGTTCTGCGACCTCTCCGGCGGCCAGGCGCAGCGCGCGCTCATCGCCCGCGCTCTGGTGCACGAGCCCGAATTGTTGCTCCTCGACGAACCCACGGCGAACATCGACCCCCAAGGCCGCTTCTGCTTCTACGAATTCCTCTCGTCGCTCGCGCGCACGGCCACGGTGGTGGTGGTCAGCCACGATCTCTCCATCCTCGGCTCAGGGCTTTCCTGCGTGGCCTGCGTGAACAAGCGGCTGCTCTTCACCTGCGGCGGTGAACTCACGCCTCCGATGATGGAGCTGCTCTTCGGCGTGCACCGCCACGGCTGCCCGGTCGCCGATTCCATGAAAATACTGGCCCAGCTCGCGGACCTGCACGGCCCGAACTCGGCGGGAGCGGCGGACGCTCGCCGCCAGGGAGGCGGCGCGTGAG carries:
- a CDS encoding metal ABC transporter ATP-binding protein, translated to MTVSVTGLSFAYEGREVLSDVNLHVAKGDYLAVLGPNGGGKTTLIKLLLGLLEPRTGEVRLFDLPPARARGRVGYVPQSANRAKLPATVLDVVLMGLRGRVGRRERDKALAALARVEMEGQEGRMFCDLSGGQAQRALIARALVHEPELLLLDEPTANIDPQGRFCFYEFLSSLARTATVVVVSHDLSILGSGLSCVACVNKRLLFTCGGELTPPMMELLFGVHRHGCPVADSMKILAQLADLHGPNSAGAADARRQGGGA